The Vitis riparia cultivar Riparia Gloire de Montpellier isolate 1030 chromosome 3, EGFV_Vit.rip_1.0, whole genome shotgun sequence genome segment CCAAAAAGTATCATGTTGTTGTGCTTGACTCCCCAGGTCATAAAGATTTTGTTCCAAACATGATTTCTGGCGCAACACAAGCAGATTCTGCAATTCTCGTTATAGATGCCTCAATTGGTGCATTCGAAGCAGGTGTGGATAGTACTGGAGGGCAAACAAGGGAACATGCACAACTTATTAGAAGTTTTGGTGTTGATCAAATTATAGTTGCGGTTAACAAAATGGATGCTGTGGAATACTCCAAGGAACGGTTTGATTTCATCAAAATGCAGCTTGGAACTTTTCTCCGTTCTTGTGGTTTCAAGGATTCTTCTGTGTCCTGGATTCCATTGAGTGCCATGGAAAATCAAAATCTGGTGGAAGCAGCTTCTGATGCTCGTTTGTCATCCTGGTGAGTTCACTTTTAGTCAtcaattccaattttttatgtttagataTGGAAGTCTATTGGTCTTTAATGATGACTTTTCTTACCATGAGGAAGCATAAACTGAAATCTAGAGGgagggaagaaagaaagaaagaaaataaagaaatcattACAGCCTTGGCATGGATTTATGATTCATCCCCCCTTTCGCATCCAccaaaactaatatatatacatatatgtatatattaaagaGAATAAAGGAGGTAATTTCTTATCTAGGGTGAAACAAGTTGAGGTGAGCTGAATATTTACTTGCTTTGGCTTGGCTCAGTCATATTTAGTTGTCCTCATGCTGAACTCAAGTTTGAACAGGACTTGCCTAAGCCTATCGACTCTCAGCTTGACAATGTTTGTCCAAGTTTGGGTTGGCTTGATTCAACTCGATGAGAAGAGAGAGAATCTGAATCCCTGAACATTGATGATCCCAAAGtcaaaaaccctagaaaaaaaatgttagagaaACCCTAGCCCCAATTAAGGAGGACTTTGCCCACTGACCTATAGATAGACTAGGAGCCCTCATTCTCTAATAATGTAGGAAAATGATTATACAAATACTGCACATGCTATTTTCTTTGTGATCCTCAAATGTTCTCTTTCTCCCTCTCCTTTTTACATCTCTAAATAATAAGTGGagatttcatataaatatgAGGAAGCTAAGgtttttaaaatgcttttcCTTAAGTGACCAAGCTGGGCCTAGCTAGCGCCTTTCCTTCCCCCCACTCCTGCCACCTAAGTGACTGATTTATCAGTGTAGTTTGAATTATGTATGCCTgtcaagaaaacaaaattgttcGGTTTGAATTCTGCTTTTTAAGATAATCTCAGATCATTCTTTGCCCATCTGTTGTTGATTCAACTCATTGACCTGGTTTTGAGTTGCTTGAGAGAAACTCTATTTTTTTGGAGCGTTAATTGTAATCCACTAATCCGACAGATTTGTGTAAGGCTTTTTGTTATAAATGAAATACTGTGGATATAGATAGAACTTCCAAACTTgcaaattaaaagaaatcatGGAACATTTCGATTGATAAAGCTAGAACCACTACAACTCAAAATTTATCAATGAATATAAGCATCAGTTGGCCATATGTAGAATGAGACATTACATTGCTCCTATGTGTGGAAGTGAACAAGGTCACTCACTTCCTCCATAAAGAGGAATGAAGCAACTTTTGCGAACATGTACATGGAAAATTGCTATTGCCACCCCCTTTCCAATTCatctttaaaatagaattaatgaCATAAATATGACGTTATTATTTAGGAACAGAAGGAAATCTAGTAATTATATCTGGAGTATTCATGTTTAAGATAGAATTAACAATGCATACGCGATGTTAATATTTATGAACACAAGAAAATCTGGCAATAATTAGGGAGATGTGGTGGATTGCTTTGGCTATAGTATCTTCTCATCTGCCATAAGTGTAATACAAAATGTTGTTCCACGAGGACTCTGTTGTACTACCAAATTATGTCCTTGTTTAGGGGACATAATTTTAACTAGGTTTCATGTCCCTACTATGAAGGAATTTTCTGTAAGAGTAACTCCAGATATTCTGAAACCAATATTGCAAATAGCATGTTATGTATATAGAGGGAGGATCAATTAACTAGATGGTTGAAATGCAGGTATCGAGGACCTTACCTGTTGGATGCTATAGATTCCCTCCAACCTCCCACAAGAGATTTTTCAAAGCCTCTACTTATGCCAATATGTGATGTCATTAAAACATCATCATCAGGACAGGTGTCTGCATGTGGTAAATTGGAGGCTGGAGCTCTTCGAAGTGGGTTCAAGGTACGCAGTTGGGTGGTTGGTTTGGTTAGCATTATGTTCTGATTGTTTCTTTAACAGGTGTTATTAAATCAGTTTCAAGGAGATTTGTTGTAGCTAGAACCTTAGTATATACCCTTTGGTGAAGTTATTAAATCATGATGTAATTTGTAGAAGAAATATATTCTAGTAATTTGcctataaaaatagaaaatggaaaaatgtgtgtgtatatatatatatgcatataggGACTATGCTGTATCAGTCTCTGTTAGAAGTATCTGATGTCCATTAATCTATTTATCAAAACCGACTAATTTTACCCTTCTTGTAGAATATTATGGCTATGTTTGGTCCTCagaaagtttgagggaaaatgcgagggaaggaaaataaaaaatagatttaaaatcaataaattatttttatatcttattccaaactcattttacttatttaactcttttatataaagattcgataatttaaaaatatataagttttttactaattttaattatatttgactttctttggtatttttcatggtaaaacaaaacataagaaaatcatttttcttattattttttttttttacttttccttaatattttttgagaaccaaacatagcctatgaGTTTTCATAATGTGTTTATACATCCTGGATAAATTGTTCTTTACTGTGAAAGTGTTTCTATTGCAGTTATAATGAAAAGTGAGTGTCTTGTGTCAGATGCAGAGTCTGCATCCTGCACTAAACAGGGCATGTCATCTCAGAATACTCAGTTTCTAGGTTTCCACATGGATGAGCAAACCTCAAAGTCATTAAATTGACTTTAACTATCTCATCTCTCTAAACGGTTCCCCGATGGCTTCtaatattatttctcttcttcatCAGCCACAATGTCTCATGGATCTCTTGTTTTTATTAGGATTTACATGAGTAAAATCTGAATCAAAAACTTGTTTGCTTCTCTGTTGATGCTACCTTCTAATACAATGACTCTAGGTTCTAGTCATGCCATCTGGAGATGTGGCAACAGTGCGTTCCCTAGAACGTGACTCTCAGACTTGTGCCATTGCAAGAGCAGGAGACAATGTGGCTGTTTGTCTACAAGGTATTGATGGAAGTAATGTGATGGCTGGTGGTGTGCTTTGTCACCCAGACTTTCCAGTTGCGGTTGCAACTCGTTTGGAGCTGAAGGTTCTTGTCTTGGATATTAAAACCCCAATTTTAATGGGCTCTCAGGTATTGCCATGAATCAAAGcacttttatctttattatttgtttcataACCTTGACTAAAGGAAccgatttatatttttaaattgaaacaTGCAGTTGGAATTTCACACACACCATTCAAAGGAGGCTGCAACAATTGTAAAGATACTGTCGTTGCTCGATCCAAAGACTGGAAAAGTAACGAAGACAGCTCCCCGTTGTGTAACAGCAAAGCAGAGTGCAGTACTGGAGGTGAGGGCTCAACTATTGTTATATAGTTTCTGCTGTGTTGGTTTACATTAACCTGGTAGTGGCAGCCAAATGTGACATTGGCTTACTTGTATGCTCTCTAATAGGTGGCTTTGAGTGGAGCAGTATGCGTGGAAGAGTTCTCAAATTGCAGAGCTCTTGGGAGAGCGTTTTTAAGAGCAATGGGAAGAACTCTTGCTGTAGGCATTGTAACCCGAGTAATAAAGGAGCATGAATAGAGGCCCACTTAAACATAAAGAGAGTGTAGCTAAATACACTACGGGTTTCACTAGAGACCAGTCTCTCAAGCCTCTGCAGTGCCTTCTAAATTAATTACTTCCAGAGTGTagcattatttatttattttattttattttattgatggtatctctctctcctttttctttccaaGGGGGCCTTTAGAGCCAAATGTGGCAAAACCACCCCCTCCTCTTCCGACTTCAATGTGcattattcctttcttttccttctctcaGCCCATTTGATTCTGTGGATAGTAAGAAAACAGCCATTTGCTACTTGATTCACGTGGTATGTATATATACTGGTCATGAGTATCTCAAAATTATTCTAGTGttatgattttcattttatgttcttttgaTCCATTACTCTGCTCACTGCCTACCGCTTTGTAAAATGAATGAGATAGGGAAGCCCCATTGCACCTTCCTGCTCCACGACTCTCTCTGTTGCAAAGGTCATACCTAGTCTCAAAATCAAGGCTATTTGATAGCTCTCACATTCGTAGTGTTATTGTCCTTTTTGGATATAAATTTATTCCTAAAACCAACGTAGAAAACTGGGTCCACTATATGTAGGAACctcatttttcaatttaaacaacatttgataataattcagAACAAAATCAATGAGTCCATTGAACAATTAGGTTTCCTTTAGTTGAGAAAAGTTGCTGCTTCCatacaattaattaactaaaCGCAAGGTTGTTTTAAAGCACTTACTCATTGCAAAAGCTTCCTCCTGTCTGCGATGAACTCCTCTCTCTTTCCCTAATGCAGTCAACCCCCAACCCACCCACATTGTTGTGGAAGCATCGCCATTGTGATCTTCCCCACATAATCCGATATTTCAAAATCACACATGCAATTACGGGCATAGAGATTGGTTTTTCTTCACAGTTGACAACATTTGCAAATGTTTGTTCTAGATGCCCaccagggaaaaaaaaaaacacactcaGCTCTAGGCATTGGAAAAAGAATGAGTCAGAGCTTTTCACATAAAATATACAACAAAGAATAGACCTTAACCAAGGGTTTAATTCCGAAAAAGCAGCCGCCCAACTACTGAATCAAACAAAAAGCATACAAACATTGGATTCATACAGGATTACTGAGTCAAACAACAAAAAGCATACAAACATTGGATTCATACAGGATGGATTCTCCTTCATTCTTGATTCCGCTAGCCATACAAATTGCCTAAGCTCTTTCCATGATAAGCAATGCTTCAAGTTCTTCCCTTCGCTGCTCCAATTCCTACAGTTATTAACACAAGAAAGTTACTATACATATCactaataacaattttttttttttaaaacgatGATGGATCTAATTAGAACACAACTCCAAAATTTCATATCTTTCAAGCCTTAAATACTGTCTATCCAAGTGAGGGATTCATTTAATTCTCAGATATCAGGACATGAGGATATGgctaaattaatcaaattttgcTCTTCTTTCAGTTTATCCCTTAGAACAAATTAATGTgtataattaaactaaaactGCCCAACATGAGTCTTTAAGCTCACTCACAATGAAATAGGAATTttgctctttttcttttgtcaacATCAGTTGTTGCACACTATCCAACAGTTGAGCATGTTAGACACATATTTAATGCCATGTCCTACACGAGtacttcataaattttgaagttGGAACAGAttaaagggactttctttggggagaaGGGGCCCAGAAACCTCAGTTAGTAAAGTGGGTCACCATTTTCTTAGACAAAAGATTGGGGGATAAGGAATCTTTCAACGCTTATCAAAACCCTTCTTTGCAAATGGAGTTGATGGTTTGCTAAGGAGAGGGGGGTTATATGGAAGCTTGTGATATCTGGAAAGTATGGAGTAGAAGAGGGTGGGTGGTGATCTAgggaagtaaagaaaattatgggGTAGGATTATGAAAAGCAATTAGAAAGGATTGGGATCTCATGGCTTGTAAAGTTGCTTTTTCAATTGGGAATGGGTGGAgggattttggaaggacaagtaGTGTGATGACAAACCGCTCTATATTACATTCCCTTCTCTTTTTGCTATTGTTGATTCTGAGGCTTGGGTGGCAAATGTTCCAATCAGTCAAATGAAGGGGTTGTTGAGCCTCTTGCTTTTCTAGGCTCCTAAATGATTGGGACATGAATTTAGTGGAGAGGTTCCTATTGAGCTTGCATAGGAGGAGAGTAAGTAGCAAAGAGGAGGATAAGGTAATTTGAACAAGGTTGAAAATTGGTAAATTCTCTATTAAAGCTCTctataaaattttagaactaGGATGTATAACTTTGTTTCTAACATGTGTGATATGGAACTCTTGGGTGTTGTCTAAGGTGAGCTTTTTTGCTTGAGAGGCTACTTGGTCGAAGGTTTTAACTTTGGATCATTTGAAAAGGAGATGTTGGTCCTTGGtcaaaagatattttctttgttaggaGGAAGAGACCATTGATCGCTTACTTATCCATTGTGTCAATACAAGGGTGTTGTGGCACCTGTCGTTCTTCCTCTTTAGGGTGCAATGGGTGCTTCCTTACATGGTCAGAGATACACTCTTAGGTTGACACAattcttttgtgggtaaaaagtgaaaaaaggtGTGACGGGTTGCTCCCTCGTGTTTATTCTAGACCATATGGAATTTTGGatggtatggaaggaaagaaataggatagtttttGATAATGAGGCCCTATCTCTTCAAAGGTTGAAAAATTCCTTCATTTGTAATCTCTTCCTTTGGCTAATGCCTCCATAGTTGAAGGTcccttttctttgtttaattttgtggactggttgggttcttgttgagggctgGTAAGAGTTTGTCCTTTTTGTTTCCGGTTTTTTGTAGGTGATgattgtatactccctgtatactctAGGTTACCTTTAttgcccttttctaatatatttctgtgcgtttatctatcaaaaaaaaattctagaccATATGGAATGAAAGAAACTATAGATCTTTTGTGAATGAGGAGCATTTTGTGCTTAGACTAAAACATTCCTTCCTTTGTAATCTTTGATCTTAGTCTAAGtagtttttagtttcttttctaGTCCCTATTTTGTAGTAAAATTTGTGAACTAGTTGGACTCATTTTAAGGAGGGCGGTGTTTCTATTAGCCCTCCTTTTTGGAGGCACCTTGAGGTGTCTTTTGTATACATCTTGTGTACTTTAGGGCGCTTTGTAGGcgtcttttgttttcaatatatTATCTTGCTTTACTCAtcaaaaattttttttgaagtggtatcaaaaaaagaaacctAGCATAGCCACCAATGGTGCTAATGTGGTGACAACAGAGAGGACATGTTTGGTAGGATAGAATTTTAGTTTGCTCCAATGGGAAGAGGGTGCCTAGGCTTTTACAAGTGGTGGTAAGGTCTTTGGCCTATGCCGTTCAGTCATGATGGGAGTCTTCTCCAAGGTTGATGACGATTTCCACAAAGTAGGGTTGTAAGGAGCTGGAGGTTAGGGATAATTGTGAGGATAGTCCACACATGGCTAGGATAGTGGGGGTTGACATTGGGTGCCATGTTTTCTATCAAGCGGCGTCAATAGGTCCTTTGTGTGTTGACCACGCTTTGAAAGGCTCAAGGCCCTCTTCCTATAGCAGTGTGTTGGAGGCTGAAGGAGTAGGTGAGAAGCTGGCCCTTAAGCATTCCTTATGGCCCATTCTAGGTCATTGGGCAGTGTTTCAAGCCCTCGTTCTCCTTTGGCCCTGGAAGAGGAAGGTTTCAAGTTGGTTGGGCCCAGTCAGCTTCCAACTGCTTTGGCCCCTTGTTCTTTAGGTCGGCCTACTGTAGACCCTATTCTTCCAATTTTGGGATAGGCCTTTTTTTTATAAGGGCCTGTCTAGTGGAGCCAACGGTTGTTTGAAAAGGCTCTTCATGCTAGCTAATAAAGGGATGGTGGTCTAGGAGCTTCCTCCTGATCCCTGCATCATGTCAACAGCTCTGTGTGTTATGTGTAGGTCCCTTATTATCTAAAGCAAATGGCTTTGTCAAATTGGCTTCGCCTCCATATTCCTTCTTGAGGGGTAAGGCTCCCTCttcctctctttcttcttttcctctcaaagataGGGGTCTTTTATTGGCGAGGGTGAATAACCTTAACCCTCAAAGGAAGCAGAACAAGGGGTCTCCAAGAGAAAGTGATGTTGAGGGTTGTGGACCTTCACTTTTGTCTCTCAACAAGGGTTTGGAACTGGATTTACCAGTGATTCTTTCTTCCGTCGATAAGAATGTAGACCCAGTCTCGTGCAATGATGAGGTTGACTCAAGAAAGGGCTGCTCAAAGACAGACTGGTGGGTGGGAAGGATGTGGAGTCAAAGGGGAATTGCACCAATTTGACTTCCCAGAAGTTCATCTCCTTCAACGAGTACTTGGGCTTGCCCGTGGAAGGGTTTGAGAAGGAAGCTGACTCCCAATTGAGAAAATTGGAAGCTCAAAAGGGTCATATAGTGGTGGGATCGAGTTTTAGAAGGAGGCCTCCTGCGTCTCGTTTTAAAAGGGACTGCTAAAGTTGGATTGCTCTGTTAACTATAATATTTCAAGTGATAAGGGGAGAAGAAACAGGAAGTGGGGGTTGGGTTTGGTATCCGAGTGCCTAGGCTAGGGTTAAGGTGTGGGGACATGAGGTGGAGAGGGGTAGGATGTTGGCAGACCCCTCTTCTTGTGTCAAGATTTCACAACTGTTGGTTCCCTtgtttttacttagtttcaagGTTTGTGAGCCAGGGAGTGGCTTGGGCAAGGCGGGCTCATGTTCCTCGTTGTTCTCTTAGCGTTGTAGGGCTTGGGTTGTTGTTTAATCCTTTCCCCTGATATTTGGCACTCTTGGTGCTCtttgtatacttcgtgtgtatTTGGTGTGCCTTTGTTTGATCTTTTAATATATTCgcttatttacctataaaaaaagaaatagccACAAATTGTGTCAAGTCAGTCTGGAATTGAGACAACTATTGAAGTTGAGCTCTTTAACACCCTTGGATGGTCTCATTTAGTTTTTGGAATTGACATGATGAACCTTCTTGCAGAAGGAGATAGTGGTTGTTTCTTAGGTTTCTCTGGGGAGGGGAGATGTTCAGAGGTTTTCTTACTGGTTGAGGATTCTTTATTTGGCAAGAGACCTTCATCCTCTCAATTTCCTGGAAGCCTAGATGTTCCAATCATGTGGCTGACTTGGCTCAGAGAATAGCTAGATCTCTTGAATGTTTTGCACGAAAGGTCCTTGGAGGCTTTCTCACTGGTTGAGTATTCGATCTTTAGCAAGAGATATCACTATCCATATTTCTTGTAGGTTTAGATCTTCCAATTATGTAGCTAACTTGACTAAGATTGGAGCTAGATCTCTTGAGTGGTTGCAGGGGGGGTCCTTGGAGGCTTTCTAACAGGTTGAGAAGAATTCAGTTCTTGATAAAAGACACCTCCCTCTCCATTCTTGGAGCCATAGATCTTTCCCAACAAATGActacattttatttcatttttgttagaTATTTCATTATATGCTGGAAGGAATTGCCAAAGCACATTTTGTGCAAGtatctttgaaaaaagaaaagggctcTTAAGTGGGACAAATGAGCTCCAGGTGAAAAATAGACTTGAACCACCAAATTAGATGGTTCTAAGACAGGAGGTCATGTACACCAACAACCATCATGATTCAGTGATTCTTGGAATATGCAAATTGAAAACTTCCTCCAGCAAGTCAAATCCAATGTAATTTAAAGAAACAAGTAAATTTGGATACTTCACAATAATATATCATCCCAACATCTTATAACCAAGATCTTTTTAGGTAGGTTATTAGTTTCTGGTTTTCAATCATTGATTCACCCACCATAAACCCAAGAAGATGCTTATAGAGGAGATGCCAAAGTACTCATATTTCAGATTCAAGCCTGGAATTGGAAATAGTTTGAACCCTCACTTACACCAATCACTTCTGAAAGTACAATAACTTACCTCTAAATCCTTAATTGCTTGCTCCCTCGAAACTTCTTTCTTTTGGCGAGCTCGTTTGAGAAAGCCAATGCACAGGATTCCCTGAAAGTTATTATTATACATAATTACTTCATTTTACTAACAGGAGAAATAGTTGAGAACTTAGTTGTTAAGCAcaacaaacaagaaaagaaattaacgaattattcttttttaataaggAGAAatgttcctttcttttcttattcctttttcttttttttttcttaatgagaaaccaaagaattttattaaaatacaaaattgcAACTAGAAGGATAAGAGATCCTTCATGAAAGCAAATCTCACAAGATCCAAGAGGGCTAACACCAAATAACAAAGAAACAGATCTAGAAAAAAGATCTCCTGACTTAATTTAGGGATGATTGATGCTTCTCTGTCAGCTTACCGAAATAACATAGATTAAACCACAGGCAAGGAGCATATAGCTAGCTATGTTTTGAAGAAGAACGAGATCCTTTTGCTTACTAGATTCATTAGGAAAAGCTCTTGTCATCACTGCAACACTGAAGAGAGCAATCATTACTGTAAGAACCAAATAAGAATACTTTTGTGTGTGTTTGTGCATGCAACGCTTATGACAAAAGCTTCTATAAAAGGCCACTAGTACCAAAACGGGCCCTAACTCAAAAAGAACATTACATCCATCAGCGGTAGCTGTTATAACTGTCATCCTTTCTATCTGAAGTTTGGTTTTCAATTGCGTCCAATCAGAACTATCAACCATAACTCTGATCTGTTTCTACACATG includes the following:
- the LOC117911124 gene encoding HBS1-like protein isoform X4, whose product is MPRKGNYQADYYDKDYDYEDYEDYDYDLDVEENGEAVETNQETVRHGIWRCSICTFDNDESMSACDICGVLRYPLVNIRNNNDTKTAPFKFDVPSPDELVSNGMHASKMASKANLTTSVSSEVPSRVIDKHGLVNKQSSAKRSDRSSDLMPKGRHENVGDRDFSESGAANTESSAKGSDSSSMLMPKGRNNNKDESNISSIDKNKRQSISGNLLSSMTLNVKSEYSKSSSAGKSVSDVHYKPEKWMIPDQENDVLTQLNLAIVGHVDSGKSTLSGRLLHLLGRISQKEMHKYEKEAKLQGKGSFAYAWALDESTEERERGITMTVAVAYFDSKKYHVVVLDSPGHKDFVPNMISGATQADSAILVIDASIGAFEAGVDSTGGQTREHAQLIRSFGVDQIIVAVNKMDAVEYSKERFDFIKMQLGTFLRSCGFKDSSVSWIPLSAMENQNLVEAASDARLSSWYRGPYLLDAIDSLQPPTRDFSKPLLMPICDVIKTSSSGQVSACGKLEAGALRSGFKVLVMPSGDVATVRSLERDSQTCAIARAGDNVAVCLQGIDGSNVMAGGVLCHPDFPVAVATRLELKVLVLDIKTPILMGSQLEFHTHHSKEAATIVKILSLLDPKTGKVTKTAPRCVTAKQSAVLEVALSGAVCVEEFSNCRALGRAFLRAMGRTLAVGIVTRVIKEHE
- the LOC117911124 gene encoding HBS1-like protein isoform X5: MPRKGNYQADYYDKDYDYEDYEDYDYDLDVEENGEAVETNQETVRHGIWRCSICTFDNDESMSACDICGVLRYPLVNIRNNNDTKTANLTTSVSSEVPSRVIDKHGLVNKQSSAKRSDRSSDLMPKGRHENVGDRDFSESGAANTESSAKGSDSSSMLMPKGRNNNKDESNISSIDKNKRQSISGNLLSSMTLNVKSEYSKSSSAGKSVSDVHYKPEKWMIPDQENDVLTQLNLAIVGHVDSGKSTLSGRLLHLLGRISQKEMHKYEKEAKLQGKGSFAYAWALDESTEERERGITMTVAVAYFDSKKYHVVVLDSPGHKDFVPNMISGATQADSAILVIDASIGAFEAGVDSTGGQTREHAQLIRSFGVDQIIVAVNKMDAVEYSKERFDFIKMQLGTFLRSCGFKDSSVSWIPLSAMENQNLVEAASDARLSSWYRGPYLLDAIDSLQPPTRDFSKPLLMPICDVIKTSSSGQVSACGKLEAGALRSGFKVLVMPSGDVATVRSLERDSQTCAIARAGDNVAVCLQGIDGSNVMAGGVLCHPDFPVAVATRLELKVLVLDIKTPILMGSQLEFHTHHSKEAATIVKILSLLDPKTGKVTKTAPRCVTAKQSAVLEVALSGAVCVEEFSNCRALGRAFLRAMGRTLAVGIVTRVIKEHE
- the LOC117911124 gene encoding HBS1-like protein isoform X3; translated protein: MEKLLRQTRKLFGMGFGVAQFAHLIMMRVCLHVIFVGFFAILWLTFATIMIQKQHRTLKKAVIFQQQNDDVVIEESSNFQKHGNIQGQFHEVHKAFSFHGLHHINIAPFKFDVPSPDELVSNGMHASKMASKANLTTSVSSEVPSRVIDKHGLVNKQSSAKRSDRSSDLMPKGRHENVGDRDFSESGAANTESSAKGSDSSSMLMPKGRNNNKDESNISSIDKNKRQSISGNLLSSMTLNVKSEYSKSSSAGKSVSDVHYKPEKWMIPDQENDVLTQLNLAIVGHVDSGKSTLSGRLLHLLGRISQKEMHKYEKEAKLQGKGSFAYAWALDESTEERERGITMTVAVAYFDSKKYHVVVLDSPGHKDFVPNMISGATQADSAILVIDASIGAFEAGVDSTGGQTREHAQLIRSFGVDQIIVAVNKMDAVEYSKERFDFIKMQLGTFLRSCGFKDSSVSWIPLSAMENQNLVEAASDARLSSWYRGPYLLDAIDSLQPPTRDFSKPLLMPICDVIKTSSSGQVSACGKLEAGALRSGFKVLVMPSGDVATVRSLERDSQTCAIARAGDNVAVCLQGIDGSNVMAGGVLCHPDFPVAVATRLELKVLVLDIKTPILMGSQLEFHTHHSKEAATIVKILSLLDPKTGKVTKTAPRCVTAKQSAVLEVALSGAVCVEEFSNCRALGRAFLRAMGRTLAVGIVTRVIKEHE